One stretch of Eretmochelys imbricata isolate rEreImb1 chromosome 1, rEreImb1.hap1, whole genome shotgun sequence DNA includes these proteins:
- the C1H3orf85 gene encoding uncharacterized protein C3orf85 homolog yields MVQVAVSILLLTVIEKTNSSYAYLIQIDISSVRFLKQLRAPSFQRADIHHFLNVRPLKGVLGAPFVSEEPANEFIQLKRQTRYSQNYWDPSSSQNAWGYTLAEQVSELWTALRTTTQHYMDLGSFAFGPATAR; encoded by the exons ttaTTGAGAAAACAAATAGCTCATATGCATACCTGATCCAAATTGACATAAGTAGCGTGCGATTTTTGAAACAACTTAGGGCACCTAGTTTTCAGAGGGCTGATATTCACCACTTTCTGAATGTTAGACCCTTGAAAG GTGTATTGGGAGCGCCATTTGTATCTGAAGAACCAGCAAATGAGTTTATACAACTTAAAAGACAAACACGATATTCTCAGAATTATTGGGATCCAAGCAGCAGCCAGAATGCATGGGGTTACACTCTGGCTGAACAG GTTAGTGAATTATGGACGGCTTTGAGAACCACAACACAACACTACATGGACTTGGGATCTTTTGCTTTTGGTCCTGCCACTGCCCGGTGA